The Desulfopila inferna genome includes a region encoding these proteins:
- a CDS encoding Rad52/Rad22 family DNA repair protein, producing the protein MKRDLLEQPFTTEQIKQRAGSFGQTLDYIEGHAVIKRLNDAFDGQWSFQVRSHDVLEAEVIVLGELIASNISKSQFGSSAITKAKNSGEIISLADDLKAATTDSLKKCATMFGVGLHLYSGQSAQPHKRLQSQHQSPTPPGYASEDRDSNNSSYDNSTKGNGGNGDNGNGGNGTSRLSNKQYNYLLTLGTNHGLTKKDIDQKAIGEFGSAVAYLSKNDASTMIKLMLSN; encoded by the coding sequence ATGAAAAGAGATTTATTGGAACAACCATTTACCACCGAGCAAATTAAGCAGAGAGCAGGTAGTTTTGGTCAAACCCTGGACTACATTGAAGGTCATGCTGTCATCAAACGCCTGAACGATGCCTTTGACGGCCAGTGGAGCTTCCAGGTAAGAAGCCATGATGTACTTGAAGCAGAGGTCATTGTATTGGGTGAGCTTATCGCAAGCAATATCAGCAAATCCCAGTTTGGTTCGAGCGCTATTACCAAAGCTAAAAACTCAGGTGAAATCATCTCTCTTGCAGATGACTTAAAAGCTGCGACTACAGATTCCCTGAAGAAATGTGCCACCATGTTTGGTGTAGGCCTTCACCTATACTCAGGACAATCAGCACAACCACACAAAAGATTACAATCCCAACACCAGAGTCCAACGCCTCCAGGATATGCCAGTGAAGACCGAGATAGTAATAATAGTAGTTATGATAACAGCACCAAAGGAAACGGAGGCAATGGTGACAACGGTAACGGTGGTAATGGAACAAGCAGATTGAGCAACAAGCAGTACAATTACCTCCTCACTCTTGGAACGAACCACGGTCTAACAAAGAAGGACATAGACCAGAAGGCCATTGGTGAGTTCGGTAGTGCAGTAGCCTATCTCAGCAAGAACGATGCGTCAACAATGATAAAATTGATGCTCAGCAATTAG
- a CDS encoding RecB family exonuclease: MTSQALQQIQEELYISYSQIFIYLNCSLKYQFQYVEQRPAERISSALPFGKATHTVLETYYREVKETGAVPRLERLLTLFEEGVALQVENIKIPVIFKKEAPDLSSLIKMGKQLVQTFYENVDLTGYEIVDIELPLSAPLFSEDKEPLDIKLFGVIDLLLRDSSGNILVIDNKTSKQKKSQSAVDEDLQLTAYSYLLAANGYTFAKANVNCRLDVLRKLKTPTIEYYTTARSVLDRRRFAKLASQVLKGIENRVFCPSSGWLCSDCQFKDACKDW, encoded by the coding sequence ATGACATCACAAGCATTACAGCAAATCCAGGAAGAATTGTACATCAGCTATAGCCAGATTTTCATCTACCTAAACTGTTCTCTGAAATATCAGTTTCAATATGTAGAGCAGCGACCAGCTGAACGCATCAGTTCAGCACTTCCATTCGGCAAGGCAACACATACTGTTCTGGAGACTTACTATCGTGAAGTAAAAGAAACCGGAGCTGTACCTCGACTTGAACGACTCCTCACTCTTTTTGAAGAGGGGGTGGCCTTGCAGGTAGAAAATATTAAAATTCCTGTCATTTTCAAGAAAGAAGCGCCTGACCTGTCCAGTCTTATCAAGATGGGGAAACAGCTTGTCCAGACATTTTACGAGAACGTTGATTTAACAGGTTATGAGATTGTTGATATCGAACTTCCATTATCAGCGCCGCTTTTCTCCGAAGACAAGGAGCCTCTTGATATAAAACTGTTCGGCGTCATCGACCTATTGCTGAGGGATAGTAGTGGTAATATTCTGGTGATAGATAACAAAACCAGCAAGCAGAAGAAGTCACAGTCTGCTGTAGATGAAGACCTTCAACTCACTGCCTACTCATATCTGTTGGCCGCCAACGGGTATACCTTCGCAAAGGCCAATGTCAATTGCAGACTTGATGTACTCCGTAAGCTGAAGACACCTACTATAGAATACTATACTACTGCGAGAAGTGTGCTGGATAGGCGACGCTTTGCAAAGCTTGCTTCTCAAGTCCTCAAGGGTATAGAAAACCGAGTCTTTTGTCCATCATCTGGCTGGCTTTGTAGCGACTGCCAGT